The Ptychodera flava strain L36383 chromosome 14, AS_Pfla_20210202, whole genome shotgun sequence genome segment AAACTCCCCATGAAAGAACGAATAGTAAAAGGGTGAACGGAACGTTACTACTGCCATGAAGAAGAAAAACGCTTAGTAACACGCTTAGTAACAATTCGCGATACAATACAGTTTTAACAAACGCAAACTATCAGTAAATACATAAACCACAAAAGCAACGGGTATTCCACTAGGTTTTGGTCATTTCCATCCACATGTGCACTTGCTATCGGTCGTGGATATATGTGGTGGACGTTAACCGGTCAATATCTGGTGGTATACCCGTCGCTAGGGATGGTTTATGCCCAAAATATGTCACATGTTGTACCCGTACCTTAAACACATCAATAGGTTATATTTGCATATAGGCCTAAAATAACttatcaatatttcatcaaagtGTCGGACTGAAATGTACATCGAGTGAAGCATTAGAATATCTACATTAATGTTAAGATAAATCAGAACTGAAGTGACATGTTGAAACGTTAGTTTGCACAAGGCAATGATATTTTTTGATTCAAGTTTTCTGATCGAACCAAACTTTCAGACAAGACAAGTGTTTTTAAATCACTATactcaaaaacaacaacatgaatTTGGAATCTTCAATGAATTTTGACGTTCAGAACGTGAAATCTGCGGGAAATGAAATATAGTTTTGGTTAGGTTACTATTATAACGTACTTAAATCGCTCTGCCACCGTCAAATTTCTGAACCTCGAACAGTTTTTCTCACTGATGGAGTGGTACTCCGGAATGAGGACGCACGGCGTTCTGTACACGCAGTACGCCCGAGAGATCACGTGATGTCGGACAATTATTggtttattgtaatttaaatcacgTAAATCTACATATACCCGGGCAGATCTGCATGTAATCTACCAGAAAAGTATTTTCACATCGCGCACCCGTAAATCACACATGCGTTTTGAATCCGTGGGCGTACGTGTTTTTCAAAGATcgtgttgttcacactttttgCTGAAACATAAGGCAAAAGGTGTTAAAACCATTTGCGTCTTTTGCCAAATCATCTGACCCCATGgaagttcatgaaatttgaatgtCACCTAAACGCATTTGATATAATCGATGTCAGTACCATGGTGACGTCATAGCTTGTGGACATTCTCttactttttcatgtttttctcaCCTTTATTACAATGAAGAACTGTTTCCAGTTAACAATTGTCAACATTTCATTTGGGTTACTTTTACGTAATTCCATGCGGGTATATGTAGGCCCTGTACTTCTCAACCACATTAGCATGACTCTAGAATTTACATTATTATTTCACGGATAAtaatttttacataattattgaTTTTACAAGGTTCAAATATGTAAGAAAAACATGTTATAGGAGCTCGTTAAGAATGTAACTTCGTTCTATGAACTTCTTTTCAATGCCGAGTACATGTGGAAAGAAATTACCAATGTATATACATGCAACGCTACCATTAACTTCTACAGCGTATAAATTAACCTCTTATGAATAATGTGAATAATGTGTTTAGTGACGATCTAAGCCCATGCTACTTATTCCTACAGGAATGATCAAATAGGATTATCATCAAGTAATTGTGTGATGTACGAGAGAAAATGAATGTTACTGTGCCCCAAAAAGACTCGTATAGCGCATAAGAATGGCTATCGGTAAACTCTTAATCATGGTTTCTTCGTCACAGCGAAAATTTTACGACCTTTGctaaaaaaaaagcaaaacattctCGCGTTAGTTGTATTTTCATCGATCTACAGCTACAATGCTGCACACTTGAATTGGACAATCTTCGCATTGGCGCCATATTTGTACTCAAGGTTGGAATTCTACGTCATCATGTGCTTCATATACGAATAACTTATATCTAATTTACCATTCAAGCTATTCGTAAGTGGAGTTATTTCTGAATTGTATCACTTGCTTCCCAATCACTACTCCTAGCTTCTAGAATGTCGCTGAAATTTAAACACCCTATGCTTGGTTTGTCGTCGTCGCAGTATTTTCATATCGCAATTCCGCTTTGTTGTTTTAGAGAAATTCGGTGCGCTAAGGTTTGCCTGAAAACATCCTAACACATCCAAGAACTTGCACCGCAATACAGCTATATGATGAGCTAATTAAATTTGCAATCTGACAACCTGACATCTCTCCATGAAAAAAGAGTGGTAACCAGTGATTCTGTGTTGGGTTCAGCACCCCCGGGGTTCAGCATCAACACCACAAGCTAATGCCTGAAACAATCGTAATCGAAGTGGCGGTCGGCATACATCTGCTCGCCCGCACGTTAGAATGCGGTGCTACACATGTTCTCACTTATCGGGGTTCTCCGTTTTGTTCAAAGGTTTATTGCATGGACGGCTGTCATTTCCAACTTTATTCTGACTGCTTAAACATCAGACACAATATCCAGCACTTCATAGCGGCAGCTGCGCGCGTGCCATTGTACAATGATTTGGCCTTTTGTAAGGTAGCCTGCCCGTCGCATAGCAACAGCTCAGGTTCAACATTTAATCGGGTTCCTCTACTCTGAGAAACCTCAGATATTTGTTTCCTTCGGGCATCCGGCTTAGATGAATCCTACTCGATAAATTTAGACCTACGAACGGCAGAGCCAGACCTCTTGGTTACTGTGCCTCTCGTTTTGTCTTCGCTGGAGAATTTAACGGCAATACTAAACACATTAGATTGGTGCATTCCCACATCGAACCTGTGCACGAGAGTTTATATCTCACCGGCCATAATTTTGTCGTAACGCACCAATAATTCGAGTAATACTTGAAGATATCATGGGAATACTTGAAGAACAATGATCATGTTTCCGCAGGCAGCATACCGTATAGATAACGTGATATCTAGAGCATCAGTGCACCGATGACACTGTTTCTGAGCATCGCTGAAATTCTTTCAGCGACAAAAAACTCAACCTAATAAATTAAATAACTGTACTAAGGGCCACGGTGGTAATTTGAAATTGCTCATTTGATTGCCAAAGTAAGGAAATATCGACCTCAATATGGTTCAGTGTCACGAGAGAATTTGTGTTTTCTGAGTTACCAAATCACGTGTCATTTTGTAACTCTCTACCTcccctctctttctttctgtatCTCTCCCCTATCTTACTATATCTCTTGCcggcgtcatcatcatcatcatcatcagcagcagcatTATCGATTATCGACGTGTCATCGGACTTTGTCATccttgaatatttgaaaacccTTTAGCAAAGCGAGTTCATTTCTCTGTCCATAAAACTGTAGTCTCATCTATCCTGAATGTGCGAGTTGGAGAACATAGTGCCCTGACCTTACCGGACATATACACTAGGTGATTCGGGGAACAGACATAAGTCCTAGCAagtattaaacattaaaaaaagaccaaattgtcaaaaaatggtGACTACGGCAGTTCAGACAAGCTAAATGGAATATATTATTTCGATAAAGCAATGCTTAAATCAAGTCATGATATGTTGCGACTGTATAAAGGAATCTTTGTAATAAATGGGTGTTAAACAGTGGTACTGTGCAAAAATGTCTATTCAAAATCACTTAACTGAGGGAGCTAACCagtataaatatgaatatataaataaataaataaacttgtacgAAATTTATCGTCTAATCTACCCATACAATTGTATTATATATTTCGACGTATATGTGCTTGTTTGAGGGCTAGTTCAATACGTTTTGTttgaattattatttatttaatgacGTTTGCTGGTTAATAatctaaattttgaaaaagaaaacagatCGAGGGTCTCAATTTTATGTGATAGGGGGGCTCACTATAACATTTTGTTCTACCGCTATAGCTTTCTGTTCGCgtcatttaattttgaaaagtaattAAGCTGCCTTTATCGGTAAggatttttcaatgaaataatcATAATAAACAGTCATACCTTTTAAAAGTATAATATTCTAATTAGTTGAATTTGTCATGAGTATCAGTTTTTCAACAAAGTTCCTGGACTCCCTGGGGTCGTGGGATAATCATTTATAGACGGAAAATGAGATCGTTCAGCGATAGCATTAACATGACATCTGAATTCAGCATATATGTAGTCAGCAAAGATCTCTTGACTACAATTTCCTCGTTAATCCTTCGTTCGCACTCATTTAGGCTGTCTCCATACGGAAATGACAAATCCCATTTGCCTTGTGCAAGATCCTCATTGAAAAGCGACATGACATTTGCTACCATAAAAATACAGAGCCTAGTctggaaaatctgaaaatgaaagattgGACCAGATAACCATAAAGTGTCATGCTTTGAAGGTGTACACATTGGACGAGTCATGCCATTAGAGTTTAGCTGGGTGTCTTCACATTGAAATCTACATTCACTTTGAAATGACAAACATTCGATATGCTGTTTGCACAAGATATTTTACATATCTATTTTTAATTAATGGTGATGTGTCGGTAGTCACCGTAAATCTATCAATCAAGCATGTTTTGAGTCTGCAGTAAGGTAAAATGTGCTTCGGCTGCAGTGTTTGATCGATCGGTTTCAGCACAGGTCTctcagaaattcaaaattctaCGTGATAACACGTGTAGAAAGCGTTCATCATTCAACTTCATTATAAATTCAGAACGGCACCTCTGCATCAAatggtgtttgtttttttttatctgaGTTCAATATCCCTATAGCCCACCAGCTTGATCGCTGAGCGTTTCCATCCGATGAGAATTGATAATATCGATTATCAAACgaaataattgtgcttgataATGAATGGCTGCATTCTATGCGATTTTCCAAAGATGATTTTCTTGCTTACGAAATGtaagcaaaatttgcataagGGTGTGGCATACAGTCAACACGGTCAATTAATTCGCCTGTATACAGAAGAGACAATCTTTGTTTACAGCTTGTAATTGGAGAATATCTCCGTTTAATATATAAGTAGACATACACGATTGTACGTAAGTCGTTGCAAAGGTAAAAGAAATCGTTTTGATCGACGACTTTCGCCATTCTCCAGTATCAACCAgacaattcaatatggctgccagttGTTACCATGGTTACGGCAAATCTGGCGTTAAAAGGAAATCCCAACTTGAAGAATATCGTTAACTTTAAATAAAGAGTAGTGTGATTGACTTTACAATATAGGAATAAAGGTCGAAATGGCCAAGACGTCAGAAACGTAATCTTCATAATAATAGTACTGGCATGCACTTCAAAAATGAAAACCTTCGGCTGTGGTTCATTCTTGCTCAGATAATTTTTAATATAGTATGCCTACTTCAAATCCGTCAAAATTGAACGTAATcgtgaattttttggttatcgCTTATCAAATTACTTTAAGGTCCGCGAATGAGCTAGTTTAAATAGCGGCCACTCTCTGTTTTCATACCATCGAGAAAAGTGGCAAACAGTATGAGACTGTGAAACAAGTTGAGAAACAGGTTGAAACAGTGAAAACTCTATAAAGAGATTGAGACTGTGAAAACCTTATTTTACGTTCTACCAAAATGATCATATAGCTCTGTGAAAGCTTCAGAATGCCCAAGCTAAAAACGACAAGATACGTTATATGAAAGAAAAACTTCCCGGGATGCGTTTTATATCCCGGTCAAGGACTATTTCACGAAAGACGGAAACCTTATCAGGTTCTACAGTTACCGGAGAAAGTCAACACCATAGTAACTCAAAACCGGGCTCTGGAAAAATCTGTAACCTCTTATTACGATTACTAGAAAATCAACAATACGTAGGACCCTACTGTGAATCGGTGCTCCTCATGGACAGAAATAGTAAGATTTCTTATTATACGGTTTAGAAACTGCCGTGATGATGGTGATACGGTTTGGAAGGAGTTATACTTATCAACTAACCTCCACGCTCACTAACATTCATAACTGATAGATGAAGATTCTTATTGTCTTTATTCTCTGGCATAAATTATAATGTCATTTATTGGTGCAAATTTTTCTCTTAAATCTTCAGGTTATGGCCACATGGCGCCGGTGACGAAAGGTGGTCGTGTCTTCTGCATGTTGTATGCGTTTTTTGGTATTCCGCTACTCATGTTGGTCCTGGTCGATCTTGGTATGTTGTTGGCGAGGGGTACAAAGTTCCTGTACCTCAAACTGTTTCGTCCCTGCATCGCCCGTAGGAGTGGAAAAGTGTCCTGTTTCGACAAGTCTGACAAGGACAACGAACTCGGGGGTGACGAAGACGTCAAGGGCGTCAGCATCAAGAGGGTAGGGTCACAGAAAAAGGGCAGTGACGAGAACTGGCAAACTGATTACGGAGAGGAGGTGATCGTTATGGAAGACGTCAGCGCACAGAATGGAGATGACGAAGACGACGATGATGTTGAATTTGATATTCCTGTTCTTGCCATCCTAGCTTTTGGATTTATCTATATCTGCGCCTTGGCGGGTCTGCTATCAGCCTGGGAAGATTGGACTTACTTCGAGTGCTTTTATTTCTCCTTCATCACTCTGAGTACCATAGGATTCGGTGACTATGTCCCGGAGCACCAGAAGTTTACTATCGCGGCGTCAGTGTTCATCCTGCTAGGAATGACCGTGATGACCATGTGCATCACTCTTTCCCAGAGCAAGATCCAGCATTCACTGAAGTGGATGGGATGGAGGATCGGGGTGAAATCAAAACCTAGAAAAGAGGAATCAGCCATAGCAAAGGCAAACGAGTAGCATAATGATGTAAGACGGTCTTGTTTTCCGGCGCAAACATGTACGCTTTGGCGGATGATGATCTTCAGAGTTCAATCTTAGGTCACGGTGCGTTAGAAACCGCTTAAATAATGAGCCAGGATTCCGTATTTTATTATGAAGTTAGAGATTGGTAAACTTGGATGAAAGTTATAAAGCGATCCTTTTGAAAGGGAAGATACTGTTTATGTTTCGTCTCCGGGGTAGACTTTCTCGCATAGCTATGAGACAGTGCACCTGCTAACTCGATGACGTCACTGAGTCTCTCGACCGGGGACTGAAACATCGAACTGAATCTGTCTGTAATATCTGTGCTGTGATATTTAATATTCATGCAGCTCCTTGCCATCTGTAAATGTATCGAGTGTCGAAACTAAAGTCTATTTGGGGAAAGATCCGGGAAATCTGAAACGGGAATAATCTTGAGCACATGATGAAAGTTTAATAGATTTTATAAATGCCTCATAATGCCTATACCAGAAATGATCCAGTCTCAAAACATTTCTTCTTGATGTAAATCTTCACCAAAAGTGCGAGCAACCTTTTAATACCTCTACTTTACAACTTCACGATCTATGAGGTCTGCCTCattttttaccataaacagtttTCAACGTTTTGATAAACTATCCGTGTAATACTTCGATGACTTGTGACGGCAAATACGTTATGACAGTCAGATGTATTTGGTATGCCTcagtattttgatgttttggtCGATCATCACTTGAAAAGTATCGCATTGACTGGTCGAAAATTTCGCTCCAGGTAACAGTATGCATTTACaggattttaaaaaatattctggCCTTCGGCATGTCAATCTCAGGAGCTGCAGAAAATGTGTATCGATCAATATCCATGTCATCATATCCGCTGatcgttttacatgtaaatggaaGTGTGGTAGACAAACTATCTGGATCGAAATCCATGAAGAGCATTTCTGTCGTCTCAACGTTGGAGGAAACATGAAGATAAGGCGAAAGTGTTTGATGTGAAGATACTGTTGTGTAAACGAGGTAGCAGGGACTGAATCTTCGATGCATGTGGCCGTGAGTTACCCGGATTAATTGCAGTAATTACGCCATGTGTGTCAGTTGTCCTGCTGTGACCTTTGGGGACACATTTTGAAAGTCTCTTGAAATAGCCAGACAGGTGACCTTTGACAGAATGTTCTAAataagggaacgagcacaattaacggcaggggggctggaagagaaaatatgtggtgcatatattttttacag includes the following:
- the LOC139149094 gene encoding potassium channel subfamily K member 18-like, with protein sequence MATEESGGEEKQGCTFQRIFGLLFTHVGLALLLVGYAVMGAAVFKAIEAPFETEERNHISESRQHFLQSIWNITSNQNTTDVDHFNLWADLATEVLGLYERDHAQAVKHGINDDVPAKWTFSGSLFFACTVFTTIGYGHMAPVTKGGRVFCMLYAFFGIPLLMLVLVDLGMLLARGTKFLYLKLFRPCIARRSGKVSCFDKSDKDNELGGDEDVKGVSIKRVGSQKKGSDENWQTDYGEEVIVMEDVSAQNGDDEDDDDVEFDIPVLAILAFGFIYICALAGLLSAWEDWTYFECFYFSFITLSTIGFGDYVPEHQKFTIAASVFILLGMTVMTMCITLSQSKIQHSLKWMGWRIGVKSKPRKEESAIAKANE